A part of Gossypium hirsutum isolate 1008001.06 chromosome A07, Gossypium_hirsutum_v2.1, whole genome shotgun sequence genomic DNA contains:
- the LOC107956916 gene encoding GDSL esterase/lipase At2g42990, with protein sequence MLVACSLLHAHRDYRSGMASSIIIPWIFYIQILTISSKAIDAVPAIIVFGDSSIDTGNNNYLPTFAKCNFEPYGRDFPGGTPTGRFCNGRLPPDFVSEGLGLKPIVPAYLDPTFNISDFATGVCFGSSGTGYDNSTAAILKVFTLWKEVEFFKDYQTKLRAYLGDEKANEVISEALYIISVGTNDFLINYYNFPQRRTQFTIPKYEDFLIGNAEDFIRKIYSLGARKLSLTGLPPMGCLPLQRTLNRKNPHSCSEERNKVAFEFNEKLKASVVKLMIELPGLKVLYVDVYELLSRLITRPSRYGFEVAEAACCGTGLFETGVLCNRLTPHTCLDADKYVFWDAFHPSERANKIMSDELLPSLKLAFL encoded by the exons ATGCTTGTAGCTTGCAGCTTGCTCCATGCTCACCGGGATTATCGAAGTGGCATGGCATCATCCATTATCATTCCCTGGATTTTCTACATTCAAATCTTAACCATCAGTTCTAAAGCTATAGATGCAGTGCCTGCTATAATCGTCTTCGGAGATTCATCTATTGATACGGGTAATAACAATTACCTCCCAACATTTGCCAAGTGCAATTTCGAGCCTTATGGCCGTGATTTTCCCGGTGGCACCCCCACCGGTCGTTTCTGCAATGGCCGGCTTCCTCCAGATTTCGTATCCGAGGGCTTAGGGCTCAAACCTATCGTCCCGGCTTACTTGGACCCTACCTTTAACATCTCTGACTTCGCCACTGGTGTTTGCTTTGGTTCTTCAGGAACTGGCTACGACAACTCTACAGCTGCTATACTG AAAGTGTTTACTTTATGGAAAGAAGTGGAATTCTTCAAGGATTACCAAACCAAACTACGAGCCTATCTTGGTGATGAAAAGGCGAATGAGGTAATCTCCGAGGCCTTATATATTATAAGCGTAGGGACCAATGATTTCCTCATAAACTACTATAACTTTCCTCAAAGGAGGACCCAATTCACCATTCCAAAATACGAGGATTTCCTCATCGGCAATGCTGAGGATTTCATTAGGAAAATTTACAGTCTGGGAGCTCGGAAGTTGTCCCTGACGGGACTCCCACCGATGGGGTGTTTGCCACTGCAAAGAACGTTGAACCGAAAAAACCCTCATAGCTGCTCGGAGGAACGCAATAAAGTTGCTTTCGAGTTCAATGAAAAGTTAAAAGCTTCGGTGGTAAAGCTGATGATCGAACTTCCAGGATTAAAAGTGTTGTACGTAGATGTTTATGAGTTGCTTTCGCGGTTGATCACACGACCCTCCAGATACG GATTTGAGGTTGCAGAAGCGGCATGTTGTGGAACAGGGCTGTTTGAGACGGGGGTACTGTGCAATCGCCTTACTCCACACACCTGTTTAGATGCAGACAAGTATGTATTTTGGGATGCCTTTCATCCCTCCGAAAGAGCAAACAAGATAATGTCAGATGAACTGCTTCCTTCCCTCAAACTAGCGTTTCTATGA